One window from the genome of Anser cygnoides isolate HZ-2024a breed goose chromosome 8, Taihu_goose_T2T_genome, whole genome shotgun sequence encodes:
- the SOAT1 gene encoding sterol O-acyltransferase 1 isoform X1 codes for MAGEDCARKRQSGSAAAHKPPENEEVQRRPEGERSFQNASNGRVDVDHVITRKMQLIAEAEQLKPVFMKEVDSHFTEFVNSLVAKSAFLDSSSSTSFFPASCSEKELHKAKSLRAPPEHGKIFTARRSLLDELFEVSHIRTIYHMFIALLIVFILSTLLVDFIDEGRLVLGFDLLVFVFGKFPVVFCTWLCMFCATVVIPYGLFFHWAQGYCSSSHRVIRSLFYGMLFTLFQTVGLGLGPTYVAVSYALPPASRFIVILEQVRLVMKSHSFVRENVPRVLSSVKEKSSSVPIPRISQYLYFLFAPTLIYRDNYPRNPMVRWGYVATKFAQVLGSLFYAYYIFVRLCIPQFRNSSQETFNLRGLVLCIFNSILPGVLILFLVFFAFLHCWLNAFAEMMRFADRMFYKDWWNSTSYANYYRTWNVVVHDWLYYYAYRDFLWFFGKKFRAAAMLSVFTVSAAVHEYVLSICFGFFYPVLFCLFMCFGMVFNFILNDRRKGPIWNVIMWTSLFLGQGVIICLYSQEWYARQYCPLENPTFLDYLKPRSWSCHMQM; via the exons ATGGCAGGTGAAGACTGTGCAAGGAAGCGCCAGTCTGGCTCCGCTGCAGCCCACAAGCCCCCTGAGAACGAGGAAGTGCAGAGGAGACCTGAGGGTGAGAGGTCCTTCCAAAACGCAAGCAATG GCCGGGTTGATGTTGACCATGTGATAACAAGGAAAATGCAGCTAATAGCAGAAGCTGAG CAATTGAAGCCGGTTTTCATGAAGGAAGTGGACAGTCACTTCACAGAGTTTGTGAACAGTTTGGTGGCAAAATCAGCATTCCTGGACTCCTCATCTTCAACCTCCTTCTTCCCAGCTTCCTGCTCTGAGAAGGAGCTACATAAAGCCAA GTCCTTGAGAGCCCCGCCAGAACATGGGAAGATATTTACTGCGAGGAGGTCCCTCTTGGA TGAGCTGTTTGAAGTGAGTCACATCAGGACGATCTACCACATGTTCATCGCTCTTCTCATTGTCTTCATCCTCAGCACGCTTTTAGTAGACTTCATTGATGAAGGAAG GCTGGTCCTCGGATTTGATCTCTTGGTTTTCGTTTTTGGAAAGTTCCCGGTTGTCTTCTGTACTTGGCTGTGCATGTTCTGTGCGACGGTTGTCATTCCATACGGCCTTTTCTTCCACTGGGCCCAAGGTTACTGCAGCTCCTCCCATCGTGTAATCCGCTCTCTCTTCTATGGGATGTTGTTCACGCTCTTCCAAACAGTCGGGCTTGGGCTTGGGCCGACCTATGTTGCTGTATCATACGCCCTGCCTCCGGCTTCCCGTTTTATTGTAATACTGGAACAG GTTCGTCTGGTTATGAAGTCTCATTCATTTGTCCGTGAAAATGTACCTCGAGTCCTGTCATCTGTAAAGGAGAAGTCTA GCTCAGTACCTATTCCCCGAATTTCTCAATACCTGTACTTCCTCTTTGCTCCTACCCTCATCTATAGAGACAACTATCCCAG GAATCCCATGGTAAGATGGGGCTACGTAGCTACCAAGTTTGCACAG GTGCTTGGTTCACTTTTCTATGCCTACTACATCTTTGTGAGACTTTGCATTCCTCAGTTTCGCAATAGTAGCCAAGAAACCTTTAATTTACGAGGGCTGGTCCTCTGCATCTTCAACTCCATTCTGCCAG GTGTACTTATTCTTTTCCTGGTCTTCTTTGCCTTCCTTCACTGTTGGCTTAATGCATTTGCTGAGATGATGCGCTTTGCAGATAGGATGTTCTACAAG GACTGGTGGAACTCCACATCCTATGCAAACTACTACCGAACCTGGAACGTGGTAGTACATGACTGGCTCTATTACTATGCATACAGGGACTTCCTTTGG TTCTTTGGTAAGAAGTTCAGAGCAGCAGCTATGCTGTCTGTCTTCACGGTATCGGCTGCTGTGCATGAGTATGTTCTGAGCATCTGCTTCGGCTTCTTCTATCCAGTTCTCTTTTGCCTGTTTATGTGCTTTGGAA TGGTCTTCAACTTCATCCTTAATGACCGTCGGAAGGGGCCTATCTGGAATGTGATCATGTGGACGTCCCTCTTCCTGGGCCAAGGTGTCATCATCTGCCTGTATAGCCAGGAGTGGTATGCCCGCCAGTATTGCCCTCTGGAAAAT CCCACGTTCCTGGATTACTTAAAGCCACGTTCATGGTCATGTCATATGCAGATGTAA
- the SOAT1 gene encoding sterol O-acyltransferase 1 isoform X2 yields the protein MQLIAEAEQLKPVFMKEVDSHFTEFVNSLVAKSAFLDSSSSTSFFPASCSEKELHKAKSLRAPPEHGKIFTARRSLLDELFEVSHIRTIYHMFIALLIVFILSTLLVDFIDEGRLVLGFDLLVFVFGKFPVVFCTWLCMFCATVVIPYGLFFHWAQGYCSSSHRVIRSLFYGMLFTLFQTVGLGLGPTYVAVSYALPPASRFIVILEQVRLVMKSHSFVRENVPRVLSSVKEKSSSVPIPRISQYLYFLFAPTLIYRDNYPRNPMVRWGYVATKFAQVLGSLFYAYYIFVRLCIPQFRNSSQETFNLRGLVLCIFNSILPGVLILFLVFFAFLHCWLNAFAEMMRFADRMFYKDWWNSTSYANYYRTWNVVVHDWLYYYAYRDFLWFFGKKFRAAAMLSVFTVSAAVHEYVLSICFGFFYPVLFCLFMCFGMVFNFILNDRRKGPIWNVIMWTSLFLGQGVIICLYSQEWYARQYCPLENPTFLDYLKPRSWSCHMQM from the exons ATGCAGCTAATAGCAGAAGCTGAG CAATTGAAGCCGGTTTTCATGAAGGAAGTGGACAGTCACTTCACAGAGTTTGTGAACAGTTTGGTGGCAAAATCAGCATTCCTGGACTCCTCATCTTCAACCTCCTTCTTCCCAGCTTCCTGCTCTGAGAAGGAGCTACATAAAGCCAA GTCCTTGAGAGCCCCGCCAGAACATGGGAAGATATTTACTGCGAGGAGGTCCCTCTTGGA TGAGCTGTTTGAAGTGAGTCACATCAGGACGATCTACCACATGTTCATCGCTCTTCTCATTGTCTTCATCCTCAGCACGCTTTTAGTAGACTTCATTGATGAAGGAAG GCTGGTCCTCGGATTTGATCTCTTGGTTTTCGTTTTTGGAAAGTTCCCGGTTGTCTTCTGTACTTGGCTGTGCATGTTCTGTGCGACGGTTGTCATTCCATACGGCCTTTTCTTCCACTGGGCCCAAGGTTACTGCAGCTCCTCCCATCGTGTAATCCGCTCTCTCTTCTATGGGATGTTGTTCACGCTCTTCCAAACAGTCGGGCTTGGGCTTGGGCCGACCTATGTTGCTGTATCATACGCCCTGCCTCCGGCTTCCCGTTTTATTGTAATACTGGAACAG GTTCGTCTGGTTATGAAGTCTCATTCATTTGTCCGTGAAAATGTACCTCGAGTCCTGTCATCTGTAAAGGAGAAGTCTA GCTCAGTACCTATTCCCCGAATTTCTCAATACCTGTACTTCCTCTTTGCTCCTACCCTCATCTATAGAGACAACTATCCCAG GAATCCCATGGTAAGATGGGGCTACGTAGCTACCAAGTTTGCACAG GTGCTTGGTTCACTTTTCTATGCCTACTACATCTTTGTGAGACTTTGCATTCCTCAGTTTCGCAATAGTAGCCAAGAAACCTTTAATTTACGAGGGCTGGTCCTCTGCATCTTCAACTCCATTCTGCCAG GTGTACTTATTCTTTTCCTGGTCTTCTTTGCCTTCCTTCACTGTTGGCTTAATGCATTTGCTGAGATGATGCGCTTTGCAGATAGGATGTTCTACAAG GACTGGTGGAACTCCACATCCTATGCAAACTACTACCGAACCTGGAACGTGGTAGTACATGACTGGCTCTATTACTATGCATACAGGGACTTCCTTTGG TTCTTTGGTAAGAAGTTCAGAGCAGCAGCTATGCTGTCTGTCTTCACGGTATCGGCTGCTGTGCATGAGTATGTTCTGAGCATCTGCTTCGGCTTCTTCTATCCAGTTCTCTTTTGCCTGTTTATGTGCTTTGGAA TGGTCTTCAACTTCATCCTTAATGACCGTCGGAAGGGGCCTATCTGGAATGTGATCATGTGGACGTCCCTCTTCCTGGGCCAAGGTGTCATCATCTGCCTGTATAGCCAGGAGTGGTATGCCCGCCAGTATTGCCCTCTGGAAAAT CCCACGTTCCTGGATTACTTAAAGCCACGTTCATGGTCATGTCATATGCAGATGTAA
- the SOAT1 gene encoding sterol O-acyltransferase 1 isoform X3, which produces MQLKPVFMKEVDSHFTEFVNSLVAKSAFLDSSSSTSFFPASCSEKELHKAKSLRAPPEHGKIFTARRSLLDELFEVSHIRTIYHMFIALLIVFILSTLLVDFIDEGRLVLGFDLLVFVFGKFPVVFCTWLCMFCATVVIPYGLFFHWAQGYCSSSHRVIRSLFYGMLFTLFQTVGLGLGPTYVAVSYALPPASRFIVILEQVRLVMKSHSFVRENVPRVLSSVKEKSSSVPIPRISQYLYFLFAPTLIYRDNYPRNPMVRWGYVATKFAQVLGSLFYAYYIFVRLCIPQFRNSSQETFNLRGLVLCIFNSILPGVLILFLVFFAFLHCWLNAFAEMMRFADRMFYKDWWNSTSYANYYRTWNVVVHDWLYYYAYRDFLWFFGKKFRAAAMLSVFTVSAAVHEYVLSICFGFFYPVLFCLFMCFGMVFNFILNDRRKGPIWNVIMWTSLFLGQGVIICLYSQEWYARQYCPLENPTFLDYLKPRSWSCHMQM; this is translated from the exons ATG CAATTGAAGCCGGTTTTCATGAAGGAAGTGGACAGTCACTTCACAGAGTTTGTGAACAGTTTGGTGGCAAAATCAGCATTCCTGGACTCCTCATCTTCAACCTCCTTCTTCCCAGCTTCCTGCTCTGAGAAGGAGCTACATAAAGCCAA GTCCTTGAGAGCCCCGCCAGAACATGGGAAGATATTTACTGCGAGGAGGTCCCTCTTGGA TGAGCTGTTTGAAGTGAGTCACATCAGGACGATCTACCACATGTTCATCGCTCTTCTCATTGTCTTCATCCTCAGCACGCTTTTAGTAGACTTCATTGATGAAGGAAG GCTGGTCCTCGGATTTGATCTCTTGGTTTTCGTTTTTGGAAAGTTCCCGGTTGTCTTCTGTACTTGGCTGTGCATGTTCTGTGCGACGGTTGTCATTCCATACGGCCTTTTCTTCCACTGGGCCCAAGGTTACTGCAGCTCCTCCCATCGTGTAATCCGCTCTCTCTTCTATGGGATGTTGTTCACGCTCTTCCAAACAGTCGGGCTTGGGCTTGGGCCGACCTATGTTGCTGTATCATACGCCCTGCCTCCGGCTTCCCGTTTTATTGTAATACTGGAACAG GTTCGTCTGGTTATGAAGTCTCATTCATTTGTCCGTGAAAATGTACCTCGAGTCCTGTCATCTGTAAAGGAGAAGTCTA GCTCAGTACCTATTCCCCGAATTTCTCAATACCTGTACTTCCTCTTTGCTCCTACCCTCATCTATAGAGACAACTATCCCAG GAATCCCATGGTAAGATGGGGCTACGTAGCTACCAAGTTTGCACAG GTGCTTGGTTCACTTTTCTATGCCTACTACATCTTTGTGAGACTTTGCATTCCTCAGTTTCGCAATAGTAGCCAAGAAACCTTTAATTTACGAGGGCTGGTCCTCTGCATCTTCAACTCCATTCTGCCAG GTGTACTTATTCTTTTCCTGGTCTTCTTTGCCTTCCTTCACTGTTGGCTTAATGCATTTGCTGAGATGATGCGCTTTGCAGATAGGATGTTCTACAAG GACTGGTGGAACTCCACATCCTATGCAAACTACTACCGAACCTGGAACGTGGTAGTACATGACTGGCTCTATTACTATGCATACAGGGACTTCCTTTGG TTCTTTGGTAAGAAGTTCAGAGCAGCAGCTATGCTGTCTGTCTTCACGGTATCGGCTGCTGTGCATGAGTATGTTCTGAGCATCTGCTTCGGCTTCTTCTATCCAGTTCTCTTTTGCCTGTTTATGTGCTTTGGAA TGGTCTTCAACTTCATCCTTAATGACCGTCGGAAGGGGCCTATCTGGAATGTGATCATGTGGACGTCCCTCTTCCTGGGCCAAGGTGTCATCATCTGCCTGTATAGCCAGGAGTGGTATGCCCGCCAGTATTGCCCTCTGGAAAAT CCCACGTTCCTGGATTACTTAAAGCCACGTTCATGGTCATGTCATATGCAGATGTAA